From Ramlibacter tataouinensis, the proteins below share one genomic window:
- a CDS encoding class I adenylate-forming enzyme family protein — MRMNFARVTDQLALRFAGQEAVVNIERKRRYSYRELHLLTNRIVNMMRERLQLKRGDVYMCILENDNLSLLHAWTAFKGEAAVAYTNYRDSFSEHAWQVEFIKPKVVFIENALLDSHFEMLRERGVTVVCMDRPATPRDGLLAFEDLLEGSSDANPEVETDTMKDIVIYRFTGGTTGKSKCAQYTMDNWLALRDSLYTEAEQIYDADQRYLHMAPLSHGSGLGVLATLFRGGCTVTQNVPDLKTWCRNVEAERATTTLMLPTMVYRLLDLPEAKQHDLSSLRTIVYGGAPMSPAKLRQAQERFGNIFVQVYGATECLTTAAMLTKADHLSAGDDKHLSSAGRVSTVVEIKVVDEQGKEVKRGETGEIWLRSRGTITGYLDNPEGTATEFQDGFWKSGDLGYLDERGFLYLVDRKKDMIITGGFNVYAVEVEAALNSHPAVAISAVVGVPHQEWGEAVHAEVVLKDGATATSEELIEHVKGKLGRFKAPKEVVFVDALPVSVVGKVLRRHVRDKYWAAQARRVS, encoded by the coding sequence ATGAGAATGAATTTCGCGCGTGTGACAGACCAGCTCGCCCTGCGCTTCGCTGGCCAGGAAGCCGTGGTCAATATCGAGCGCAAGCGCCGCTACAGCTACCGCGAGCTGCACCTGCTTACAAACCGCATCGTGAACATGATGCGCGAGCGGCTGCAGCTCAAGCGCGGCGATGTCTACATGTGCATCCTCGAGAACGACAACCTCTCGCTGCTGCACGCCTGGACCGCCTTCAAGGGCGAGGCCGCCGTCGCCTATACGAACTACCGCGACTCGTTCAGCGAGCACGCCTGGCAGGTCGAGTTCATCAAACCCAAGGTCGTGTTCATCGAGAACGCGCTGCTGGACAGCCATTTCGAGATGCTGCGCGAACGCGGCGTGACCGTCGTCTGCATGGACCGCCCGGCCACGCCGCGCGACGGCCTACTGGCCTTCGAGGACCTGCTCGAAGGCAGCTCCGACGCCAATCCCGAGGTCGAGACCGACACGATGAAGGACATCGTGATCTACCGCTTCACCGGCGGCACGACGGGCAAGAGCAAGTGCGCCCAGTACACGATGGACAACTGGCTGGCGCTGCGCGACTCGCTGTACACCGAGGCCGAGCAGATCTACGACGCCGACCAGCGCTACCTGCACATGGCGCCCTTGAGTCACGGCTCCGGGCTGGGCGTGCTGGCGACGCTGTTCCGCGGCGGCTGCACCGTCACGCAGAACGTGCCGGACCTCAAGACCTGGTGCCGCAACGTCGAGGCCGAACGCGCCACCACCACCCTGATGCTGCCGACCATGGTGTACCGCCTGCTCGACCTCCCCGAAGCGAAGCAGCACGACCTTTCAAGCCTGCGCACCATCGTCTACGGCGGCGCGCCGATGAGCCCGGCCAAGCTGCGCCAGGCACAGGAGCGTTTCGGCAACATCTTCGTGCAGGTCTACGGCGCGACCGAGTGCCTGACGACGGCGGCCATGCTGACCAAGGCCGACCACCTGTCCGCGGGTGACGACAAGCATCTGTCCTCCGCCGGCCGCGTCTCCACGGTCGTGGAGATCAAGGTCGTCGACGAGCAAGGCAAGGAGGTGAAGCGGGGTGAGACCGGCGAGATCTGGCTGCGCTCGCGCGGCACGATCACCGGCTACCTCGACAACCCGGAAGGCACGGCAACGGAGTTCCAGGACGGCTTCTGGAAGTCCGGCGACCTTGGCTACCTCGATGAGCGCGGCTTCCTGTACCTGGTCGACCGCAAGAAGGACATGATCATCACCGGCGGCTTCAACGTCTACGCCGTCGAGGTGGAGGCGGCGCTGAATTCACATCCGGCCGTGGCGATCTCCGCCGTCGTCGGCGTGCCGCACCAGGAGTGGGGCGAGGCGGTGCATGCCGAGGTGGTGCTCAAGGACGGCGCCACCGCGACATCCGAAGAACTGATCGAGCACGTGAAAGGCAAGCTCGGCCGCTTCAAGGCGCCCAAGGAGGTGGTGTTCGTCGACGCCCTACCGGTGAGCGTGGTCGGCAAGGTGCTGCGCCGCCATGTGCGCGACAAGTACTGGGCAGCCCAGGCGCGGCGCGTGTCCTAA
- a CDS encoding acyl-CoA dehydrogenase family protein, whose translation MQDNSGAFLGEQEIMIRDSARKVAQEVVAPTAAERDRTSAWPREELKTVAELGFLGMHIPEEHGGAGLSFVEYCLAIEEFAAVDAGFATVLHVHNSVALSIYRDGTEEQKRQWLPAMVRGEKIGCFLLSEPHAGSDTAAFRTSGRRDGDHYVLNGSKQFISNGGEAGVAIVVSVTDKDAGKKGVSLIMVDPGTPGFTVTRNEKKLGQRTANLAAIQMEDCRVPLSNLLGAEGAGYKHIIAGLDEGRVAIAALATGVARAALEAAVKYAKEREAYGAPIMNLQGVAFDLADMSMQVDLSHVYMLHAARLCQAGIRCPKEASSIKLFASEMAEKVCSDAIQIHGGYGYLNDFPVERFYRDARVTKIYEGTSHIQKLIIARNL comes from the coding sequence ATGCAAGACAACTCGGGCGCGTTCCTGGGCGAACAGGAAATCATGATCCGCGACTCGGCCCGCAAGGTGGCCCAGGAAGTGGTCGCGCCGACCGCCGCCGAACGCGACCGCACCAGCGCCTGGCCGCGGGAGGAATTGAAGACGGTCGCCGAACTCGGCTTTCTCGGCATGCACATCCCCGAAGAGCATGGCGGTGCCGGCCTCAGCTTCGTGGAGTACTGCCTCGCCATCGAAGAATTTGCCGCTGTCGATGCCGGCTTTGCCACCGTCCTGCATGTGCACAACTCGGTTGCCTTGTCGATCTACCGGGACGGGACGGAGGAGCAGAAGCGCCAATGGCTGCCTGCCATGGTCCGGGGCGAAAAGATCGGGTGCTTCTTGTTGAGTGAGCCGCACGCCGGTTCGGATACCGCAGCCTTTCGTACCTCGGGCCGTCGCGACGGCGACCACTATGTGCTGAATGGCAGCAAGCAGTTCATTTCGAACGGCGGCGAAGCGGGGGTGGCCATCGTGGTGAGTGTCACCGACAAGGACGCCGGCAAGAAAGGCGTCAGCCTGATCATGGTCGACCCGGGCACCCCGGGCTTCACGGTCACGCGCAACGAGAAGAAGCTGGGGCAGCGCACGGCCAACCTGGCGGCGATCCAGATGGAGGACTGCCGTGTGCCGCTGAGCAACCTGCTGGGCGCAGAAGGGGCCGGCTACAAGCACATCATCGCCGGCCTGGACGAAGGCCGCGTGGCGATTGCCGCGCTGGCGACCGGTGTGGCGCGTGCGGCCCTGGAAGCCGCGGTGAAATACGCGAAGGAACGCGAAGCCTACGGCGCGCCGATCATGAACCTGCAGGGCGTGGCGTTCGATCTGGCCGACATGTCGATGCAGGTGGACCTGTCGCACGTGTACATGCTGCACGCGGCCCGCCTGTGCCAGGCGGGGATCCGGTGCCCGAAGGAAGCATCGTCGATCAAGCTGTTTGCCAGCGAGATGGCGGAGAAAGTGTGCTCGGACGCGATCCAGATTCACGGCGGCTACGGCTACCTCAACGACTTCCCGGTCGAGCGCTTCTACCGCGATGCGCGGGTGACCAAGATCTACGAAGGCACCAGCCACATCCAGAAGCTGATCATCGCCCGCAATCTGTGA
- a CDS encoding thiolase family protein: MENIYIVGAAMTPFGRHMDKSVKQLTAWAVEDALKDANCDRKAIRAAFFGNTTQGHFDGQHMIRGQVALLPLGIDGIPIYNLEGACASSSHAFNLAVMHLRAGAADVALAVGAEKMYTNDKAKMFSCFESAWDIETFEANKGYLAEMGKGIAPPPGSQSDKPYSPFMDVYAALGRGLMERYGITQRQLAAVSSKNHGHSVHNERSQYRKPMSIEEILAAAAITYPLTMPMCSPISDGAAAAILCTESALKKYGFDRKRAVKVLATVVRSASARNALDYDNGCTKQAAKDAFEQAGIAPSEINVAEVHDATAIGELLTFESLGLREPGMSGILAERGETTIGGSLPVNPSGGLESKGHPIGATGLGQVFELVSQLRGECGPRQVEGARFAIQGNGGGLWRVEEATEHIGIFARA, translated from the coding sequence ATGGAGAACATCTACATCGTCGGCGCCGCCATGACGCCCTTCGGCCGCCACATGGACAAGAGCGTCAAGCAGCTCACCGCCTGGGCGGTGGAAGACGCGCTCAAGGACGCCAACTGCGACCGCAAGGCGATCCGCGCCGCCTTCTTCGGCAACACCACCCAGGGCCACTTCGACGGCCAGCACATGATCCGCGGCCAGGTGGCGCTGCTGCCGCTGGGCATCGACGGCATCCCCATCTACAACCTCGAGGGCGCCTGCGCTTCCTCCAGCCACGCCTTCAACCTCGCCGTCATGCATCTGCGCGCGGGCGCCGCCGACGTGGCGCTGGCGGTGGGTGCCGAGAAGATGTACACCAACGACAAGGCCAAGATGTTCTCGTGCTTCGAGTCGGCCTGGGACATCGAGACCTTCGAGGCCAACAAGGGCTACCTTGCCGAAATGGGCAAGGGCATAGCTCCTCCGCCCGGCTCGCAGTCCGACAAGCCCTACAGCCCGTTCATGGACGTCTACGCAGCGCTCGGCCGCGGGCTGATGGAGCGTTACGGCATCACCCAGCGCCAGCTCGCCGCGGTGTCCTCGAAGAACCACGGCCACTCCGTGCACAACGAGCGCTCGCAGTACCGCAAGCCGATGAGCATCGAGGAGATCCTGGCGGCGGCGGCGATCACCTATCCGCTCACCATGCCGATGTGCTCGCCCATCTCCGACGGCGCGGCCGCGGCCATCCTCTGCACCGAGTCCGCCCTGAAGAAGTACGGCTTCGACCGCAAGCGCGCGGTGAAGGTGCTGGCCACCGTGGTCCGCTCGGCCTCCGCCCGCAACGCCCTGGACTATGACAACGGCTGCACCAAGCAGGCCGCCAAGGACGCCTTCGAACAGGCCGGCATCGCGCCCAGCGAGATCAATGTGGCCGAAGTGCACGACGCCACCGCGATCGGCGAGCTGCTCACCTTCGAAAGCCTTGGCCTGCGCGAGCCGGGCATGAGCGGCATCCTGGCCGAGCGCGGCGAGACGACGATCGGCGGCTCGCTCCCGGTCAACCCGTCCGGTGGCCTGGAATCCAAGGGCCATCCGATCGGCGCTACCGGCCTCGGCCAGGTGTTCGAACTGGTGAGCCAGCTGCGCGGCGAATGCGGCCCGCGCCAGGTGGAAGGCGCGCGCTTTGCCATCCAGGGCAACGGCGGCGGCCTGTGGCGCGTGGAAGAGGCCACCGAGCACATCGGCATCTTCGCGCGGGCCTGA
- a CDS encoding lipid-transfer protein, translating into MTRKIVVAGVGMIPFRKPGASESYAVMGAQAARLALADARAGYESIQQAFVSYLYGDSTAGQRVLYDLGMTGIPILNVHNNCASGSTALYLARQAIASGEAEIALALGFEQMNPGAPQSHFADRPSPLESFTRQCDALVGDADILPAVRIFGSAGLEHMKRFGTPLETFAKIRAKASRHAANNPLAVFRKVVTAEDVLADAPVWPGVMTRLMACPPTCGAAAAVLCSEDYAKKHSLDSRVWIAGQAIATDGPETFASGDLRHLAGFGMSRAAASKVYEAAGIGAEDLDVVELHDCFAQNELLTYEALGLCPEGGAQKFVDDGNNTYGGRHVVNPSGGLLSKGHPIGATGLAQCYELVKQLRGQAEQRQVEGARIALQHNVGIGGAAVVTMYRN; encoded by the coding sequence ATGACGAGAAAGATCGTGGTGGCCGGGGTCGGCATGATCCCGTTCCGCAAACCCGGTGCGAGCGAAAGCTATGCCGTGATGGGCGCGCAGGCCGCGCGCCTGGCACTGGCGGATGCGCGCGCCGGCTACGAATCGATCCAGCAGGCCTTCGTCAGCTACCTCTACGGCGATTCCACCGCCGGCCAGCGCGTGCTGTACGACCTCGGCATGACGGGAATCCCCATCCTCAACGTCCACAACAACTGCGCCAGCGGCTCCACGGCGCTCTACCTTGCGCGGCAGGCCATCGCCAGCGGCGAGGCCGAGATCGCGCTTGCTTTGGGTTTCGAGCAGATGAATCCCGGCGCGCCGCAGTCGCACTTCGCCGATCGCCCGAGCCCGCTCGAGTCCTTCACGAGGCAATGCGACGCCTTGGTCGGCGATGCCGACATCCTGCCGGCCGTGCGCATCTTCGGCAGCGCCGGCTTGGAGCACATGAAGCGCTTCGGCACGCCGCTGGAAACTTTCGCCAAGATCCGCGCCAAGGCAAGCCGCCATGCGGCCAACAACCCGCTGGCGGTGTTCCGCAAGGTCGTGACGGCGGAAGATGTCCTGGCCGACGCCCCGGTGTGGCCCGGCGTGATGACCCGCCTGATGGCCTGCCCGCCGACCTGCGGTGCGGCCGCTGCCGTGCTGTGCAGCGAGGACTATGCCAAGAAGCACAGCCTCGACTCGCGTGTGTGGATTGCCGGGCAAGCCATCGCCACTGACGGCCCGGAGACCTTCGCCTCCGGCGACCTGCGCCACCTGGCGGGTTTCGGCATGTCTCGCGCCGCCGCGAGCAAGGTGTACGAAGCCGCCGGCATCGGCGCGGAAGACCTCGACGTCGTCGAACTGCATGACTGCTTCGCCCAGAACGAGCTGCTCACCTACGAGGCGCTGGGCCTGTGCCCCGAGGGCGGCGCGCAGAAGTTCGTCGATGACGGCAACAACACCTACGGCGGCAGGCACGTGGTGAACCCTTCCGGTGGGCTCCTGTCCAAGGGCCACCCAATCGGCGCCACCGGCCTGGCGCAGTGCTATGAACTCGTGAAGCAACTGCGGGGCCAAGCCGAGCAGCGCCAGGTCGAAGGCGCGCGCATCGCCCTGCAGCACAACGTGGGCATCGGCGGAGCCGCCGTAGTCACCATGTACAGAAACTGA
- a CDS encoding acyl-CoA dehydrogenase family protein: MDFHPDPGLDAFRQEVRQFLKESLPAELRVGPSFTRSPTGAVARWQKILNARGWGAPYWPKEHGGTGWSVHQILVFDEECAAAAAPTQDGFVHKLLGPVLNNFATPEQKAQHLPAVFNGERLWCQGFSEPGSGSDLASLRTRAERDGDHYVVNGQKIWTSYGHESDWIFLLVRTDPQVKKQAGISFLLVDMKTPGITVRPIRSIDDAHHLNETFFDNVRVPVANRVGEEGQGWAITKFLLNNEHATAADLPMLKHYLRQLQALADTPRLGAERLRERPEFALKLARLEAEVMAIGMFVQRVAALEMEHNPLVHPMGSMLKVRATELQQRITEAHVEALGDYGAVAYPHPWETAAAAPCDLPMQDLARGLANEMFFRRASTIYGGTSEVQRGIVAKLLFGL; the protein is encoded by the coding sequence ATGGATTTTCATCCCGATCCAGGACTCGACGCATTCCGCCAGGAAGTCCGCCAATTCCTGAAGGAGAGCCTGCCGGCAGAACTGCGCGTCGGTCCGAGCTTCACGCGTTCGCCGACAGGCGCGGTGGCGCGCTGGCAGAAGATCCTCAACGCGCGTGGCTGGGGCGCGCCCTACTGGCCGAAGGAGCACGGCGGCACGGGCTGGTCGGTGCACCAGATCCTCGTGTTCGACGAGGAGTGCGCCGCCGCCGCCGCGCCGACGCAGGACGGCTTCGTGCACAAGCTGCTGGGGCCCGTGCTCAACAACTTCGCCACACCCGAACAGAAGGCCCAGCACCTGCCGGCCGTCTTCAACGGCGAGCGGCTGTGGTGCCAGGGCTTCTCCGAGCCGGGTTCGGGCTCGGATCTCGCCTCGTTGCGCACGCGCGCCGAACGCGACGGCGATCACTACGTCGTCAACGGCCAGAAGATCTGGACCAGCTACGGCCACGAGTCGGACTGGATCTTCCTGCTGGTGCGCACCGACCCCCAAGTGAAGAAGCAGGCCGGCATCAGCTTCCTGCTGGTCGACATGAAGACGCCCGGCATCACGGTGCGGCCGATCCGCAGCATCGACGATGCGCACCACCTCAACGAGACCTTCTTCGACAACGTGCGCGTGCCGGTGGCCAACCGGGTCGGCGAGGAAGGGCAGGGCTGGGCGATCACCAAGTTCCTCCTGAACAACGAACATGCGACCGCGGCCGACCTGCCGATGCTGAAGCACTACCTGCGCCAGCTGCAGGCGCTGGCCGACACGCCCCGGCTGGGCGCAGAGCGCCTGCGCGAGCGGCCCGAGTTCGCGCTCAAGCTGGCGCGGCTGGAGGCCGAAGTGATGGCCATCGGCATGTTCGTGCAGCGCGTGGCGGCCCTGGAGATGGAGCACAACCCGCTGGTCCATCCCATGGGCTCGATGCTGAAGGTGCGCGCCACCGAGCTGCAGCAACGCATCACCGAGGCGCACGTGGAGGCGCTCGGCGACTACGGCGCGGTGGCGTACCCGCATCCGTGGGAGACGGCCGCGGCCGCGCCTTGCGACCTGCCGATGCAGGACCTGGCGCGCGGGCTGGCCAACGAGATGTTCTTCCGCCGGGCATCGACCATCTATGGCGGCACCAGCGAAGTGCAACGCGGCATCGTCGCCAAGTTGCTGTTCGGGCTGTGA
- a CDS encoding acyl-CoA dehydrogenase family protein, giving the protein MDFKLNSEQQLLQDSVRRYIGKAYAFETRAAAVNARKGASLDHWQAFADNGWLAAALPEAYGGLGGNLVDTALIAQELGRGLVLEPYLGCAVVAAQTLAAGGTTAQKARLLPLLADGSHRIALAYSELASRGTPLPVATIARQVGDGYVLQGRKSLVLSGCMAQQYIVSARIDGAPADQITLFLVDADAAGLVRQALPLHDGTWAEELVLEGVQLTAAAVLGEPGRGLAALQAGLSHGVVALGAELVGAMERVIEATAEYLKTRKQFGVAIGSFQSLQHRIADMAAEMETARSMLFVALDSALNDDAATRQRTLSGAKALIGRAAKFVCGQGIQLHGGIGMTEEYLIGHYFKRAVVAELQLGSIERHEAACMA; this is encoded by the coding sequence ATGGACTTCAAACTGAATTCGGAGCAGCAACTGCTGCAGGACAGCGTGCGCCGCTACATCGGCAAGGCGTATGCATTCGAGACGCGCGCGGCCGCTGTGAATGCCCGCAAGGGTGCCAGCCTGGACCATTGGCAGGCTTTCGCCGACAATGGCTGGCTGGCGGCGGCGCTTCCCGAGGCCTACGGCGGCCTGGGCGGCAACCTCGTCGATACCGCGCTCATCGCTCAGGAGCTGGGGCGCGGACTGGTGCTGGAACCTTATCTCGGCTGCGCCGTGGTAGCGGCCCAGACACTGGCGGCCGGCGGCACCACGGCGCAGAAGGCGCGCCTGCTGCCGTTGCTGGCCGACGGTTCGCACCGGATCGCGCTCGCCTACAGCGAGCTGGCATCGCGCGGCACGCCCTTGCCGGTCGCCACGATCGCGCGGCAGGTTGGGGACGGGTACGTGCTCCAGGGACGAAAGTCGCTGGTGCTGAGCGGATGCATGGCGCAGCAATACATCGTCTCGGCGCGCATTGACGGGGCGCCGGCCGACCAGATCACCCTGTTCCTGGTCGACGCTGACGCCGCGGGGTTGGTGCGCCAGGCGCTGCCGTTGCACGACGGCACCTGGGCCGAGGAGCTGGTGCTCGAGGGCGTGCAGCTCACCGCCGCTGCCGTGCTGGGCGAACCGGGCCGGGGCCTGGCGGCGCTGCAGGCGGGCCTCTCGCACGGCGTCGTCGCACTCGGCGCCGAACTGGTCGGCGCGATGGAAAGGGTGATCGAAGCGACTGCCGAGTACCTGAAGACCCGCAAGCAGTTCGGCGTGGCCATCGGCAGTTTCCAGTCGCTGCAACACCGCATCGCCGACATGGCGGCCGAGATGGAGACCGCACGCTCCATGCTGTTCGTCGCCCTGGACTCGGCCCTGAACGATGATGCAGCGACGCGGCAGCGAACGCTGTCGGGCGCCAAGGCGCTGATCGGCCGCGCGGCCAAGTTCGTGTGCGGCCAGGGTATCCAGTTGCACGGCGGCATCGGCATGACCGAGGAGTACCTGATCGGTCATTACTTCAAGCGCGCGGTGGTCGCCGAGCTGCAACTCGGCAGCATCGAGCGGCACGAAGCCGCGTGCATGGCGTGA
- a CDS encoding LuxR C-terminal-related transcriptional regulator yields MDFDKLLVSTKFAPPHIGSRFIARKHLLEQLSDGRRCSFVLVTGGAGFGKTILLAQWRRELMKAGDEVSWLSLGHDDRQLAGFSTYLAAALRRLGIPVDADMLLEGGDGDLARSLDAVVAATVNSAAGIPKDLYLIIDDYHHVDDQRAHRLVQKLIDHCPANLHIAIASRAAPPLAISRLRVLGRVTEIGFGELPFNAEETRSFLEQNLGTLKLDAEEVRLIHDKTGGWPASLELMAIMLRTRPETRTKLRELGWSSADLQAYLAEEVAAHLPAELNDFMEQVSVCRRFNVELAAAVTGSEDAAGLIRRAEEENLLMYRVESDDRLPWYRFHPLFGEFLATRLARRGKAAVSELHRRASQWFAGHDLLVEAVRHAIAGGDLESAVDTIDNAATDAWDLSYISLMLNLLERLPQEKLFARPRLFFLGCLTYSMTARHAKAERWLTQIRESEAAKIPAISSKLPLADAAVAMQRDDTRRCIDLLEPLLPVVAETPYLHHVYLPLLGCSYASVGRYAEAHKLLDDNPVTPAERKNNTALVAQGWRALVLLTEGNVKGAARLAAEQLAVAESLYGRRSVWASVTSATLGDSYYELDRIDEAREVLANRAHLVVRASMPLVMLSAALTTARLKSLNEPPEAVLDFIESQAAHYQGLGLPRLVACMQAEQVRILLAMGQKARAGDVSARVQELDVLYRDADGARAEIPAVAALDRARMALAANDPNKALSALPVAREYARQYGRARMQVLEALLAAFALDDLKRLDEMDARLVEAVQVASRCGLVRVLLDEGPRAGALLARLRKDSRFDEAAAAHLEDLLARFGQAGTSQSAVSGQREFPVPDGVNLTPRELEILSLVSQAMSNKRIALTLNISLDTVKWNVRNILTKLDLSSRYDAMTWARKQGLIR; encoded by the coding sequence ATGGACTTCGACAAGCTGCTGGTCTCCACGAAGTTCGCGCCGCCTCATATCGGCTCGCGCTTCATCGCGCGCAAGCATCTGCTCGAGCAGCTGAGCGACGGTCGGCGCTGCAGCTTCGTTCTGGTCACCGGCGGCGCCGGATTTGGCAAGACCATCCTGCTGGCCCAGTGGCGCCGCGAACTGATGAAGGCCGGCGACGAGGTCTCGTGGCTTTCTTTGGGCCATGACGACAGGCAACTCGCGGGCTTCAGCACCTACCTCGCCGCTGCCTTGCGCCGCCTGGGCATCCCGGTGGATGCCGACATGCTGCTCGAGGGCGGGGACGGTGACCTCGCCAGGTCGCTGGACGCGGTCGTAGCCGCCACGGTCAACTCGGCCGCGGGCATTCCCAAGGACCTGTACCTCATCATCGACGACTACCACCACGTCGACGACCAGCGTGCGCACAGGCTGGTGCAGAAGCTGATCGACCATTGCCCCGCCAACCTGCACATTGCCATCGCCTCGCGCGCGGCGCCGCCGCTTGCCATCAGCCGCCTGCGCGTGCTGGGCCGGGTCACCGAAATCGGCTTCGGCGAGCTGCCTTTCAACGCCGAGGAAACGCGCAGCTTCCTCGAGCAGAACCTCGGCACGCTCAAGCTCGACGCTGAAGAGGTCCGCCTGATTCACGACAAGACCGGCGGCTGGCCGGCCAGCCTGGAGCTCATGGCCATCATGTTGCGCACCCGTCCCGAAACGCGCACCAAGCTGCGCGAGCTGGGATGGAGTTCGGCCGACCTCCAGGCCTATCTGGCCGAGGAGGTGGCGGCCCACCTGCCGGCCGAGCTGAACGACTTCATGGAGCAGGTGTCGGTGTGCCGGCGCTTCAACGTCGAGCTGGCCGCTGCCGTTACGGGGAGCGAGGACGCGGCAGGGCTGATCCGGCGGGCGGAGGAGGAAAACCTGCTGATGTACCGCGTGGAGTCGGACGACCGTCTGCCCTGGTATCGCTTCCATCCGCTGTTCGGCGAATTTCTGGCCACGCGCCTGGCGCGACGGGGCAAGGCGGCGGTCAGCGAACTGCACCGCCGGGCCAGCCAGTGGTTCGCCGGGCATGACCTGCTGGTGGAGGCCGTGCGCCATGCCATCGCGGGCGGCGATCTCGAATCCGCGGTCGACACCATCGACAACGCCGCGACGGATGCCTGGGACCTGAGCTATATCAGCCTGATGTTGAACCTGCTGGAGCGCTTGCCGCAGGAGAAGCTGTTCGCACGTCCGCGCCTCTTCTTCCTGGGGTGCCTGACGTATTCGATGACAGCGCGTCATGCCAAGGCGGAGCGCTGGCTCACGCAGATTCGCGAAAGCGAGGCCGCGAAGATTCCCGCCATCTCCTCCAAGTTGCCGCTCGCGGACGCGGCGGTGGCCATGCAGCGCGACGACACCCGGCGCTGCATCGACCTGCTGGAGCCGCTGCTGCCTGTGGTGGCCGAGACCCCGTACCTGCACCACGTCTACCTGCCGCTGCTGGGATGCTCGTACGCTTCGGTCGGCCGGTATGCCGAGGCCCACAAGCTGCTCGACGACAACCCAGTCACCCCGGCCGAGCGAAAGAACAATACCGCGCTGGTCGCGCAAGGCTGGCGCGCGCTGGTGCTGTTGACCGAGGGCAATGTCAAAGGGGCGGCCCGCCTGGCCGCCGAACAGCTCGCGGTGGCAGAGTCGCTGTACGGGCGTCGCTCGGTCTGGGCATCGGTGACCTCCGCCACGCTTGGCGACTCCTACTACGAACTCGACCGGATCGACGAAGCGCGCGAGGTGCTCGCCAACCGCGCGCACCTGGTGGTGCGGGCGTCCATGCCGCTGGTGATGCTGAGTGCCGCCCTCACCACGGCCCGGTTGAAATCGCTGAACGAGCCGCCCGAAGCGGTGCTGGACTTCATCGAGTCTCAGGCGGCTCACTATCAGGGCCTGGGCTTGCCCCGGCTCGTGGCCTGCATGCAGGCCGAGCAGGTCCGCATCCTGCTGGCCATGGGGCAGAAGGCCCGAGCTGGCGATGTGTCGGCCCGCGTGCAGGAGCTCGACGTGCTCTATCGCGATGCGGACGGAGCCCGCGCGGAGATTCCCGCGGTGGCCGCGCTGGATCGGGCGCGCATGGCACTGGCCGCCAACGATCCCAACAAGGCCTTGTCGGCCCTGCCCGTCGCGCGCGAGTATGCCCGCCAGTATGGTCGTGCGCGTATGCAGGTGCTGGAGGCGCTGCTCGCCGCCTTCGCGCTGGATGACCTCAAGCGCCTGGACGAGATGGACGCGCGGCTGGTGGAGGCCGTGCAGGTCGCGTCGCGCTGCGGTCTCGTGAGGGTCCTGCTCGATGAAGGCCCCCGCGCCGGGGCACTGCTCGCTCGGCTCAGGAAGGACAGCCGGTTCGACGAGGCGGCCGCCGCCCATCTGGAAGACCTGCTCGCGCGCTTCGGTCAGGCCGGCACCTCGCAGTCAGCCGTGTCCGGCCAGCGCGAGTTCCCGGTCCCCGACGGCGTCAACCTCACGCCGCGCGAGCTCGAGATCCTGAGCCTGGTGTCGCAGGCCATGTCGAACAAGCGCATCGCTCTGACACTGAACATCTCGCTGGATACCGTGAAGTGGAATGTCCGGAACATCCTGACCAAGCTCGACTTGTCCAGCCGCTATGACGCGATGACCTGGGCGCGCAAGCAGGGCCTGATTCGCTAG